From Harpia harpyja isolate bHarHar1 chromosome 19, bHarHar1 primary haplotype, whole genome shotgun sequence, one genomic window encodes:
- the RNF208 gene encoding RING finger protein 208: MQASLRDPRAVDSNVKTILMSCLKGQQVIIKMEAMKIIHPEKFSELQASQPRYAPAPRREPPLVAKRAWPSESEIIVNQACGDIPALDATPGPLPLPRTPPLPRRERGYQSQRKGSSEVCYHRQPPSDEVIVNQYVLHPSTPCEPLECPTCGHMYNFTNKRPRILSCLHSVCEECLQILYESCPKYKFISCPTCKRETVLFTDYGLAALAVNTSILNRLPAEALAANPVQWSSDTDRSCYQTFRQYCGAACTCHIRNPLSSCTIM, encoded by the coding sequence ATGCAGGCGTCCCTCAGAGACCCCAGAGCAGTGGACAGTAATGTGAAAACGATACTCATGTCGTGTCTGAAAGGGCAACAGGTCATCATTAAAATGGAGGCGATGAAAATCATCCACCCGGAGAAGTTTTCAGAGCTGCAGGCCTCACAGCCGCGCTACGCGCCGGCCCCACGCCGCGAGCCACCCCTTGTGGCCAAGCGCGCGTGGCCCTCCGAGTCCGAGATCATCGTCAACCAGGCGTGTGGGGACATCCCCGCCTTGGATGCCACCCCCGGCCCCCTGCCGCTGCCCCGGACTCCCCCCCTGCCGCGGCGAGAGCGTGGGTACCAGAGCCAGCGGAAGGGCAGCTCGGAGGTCTGCTACCACCGGCAGCCGCCGTCGGACGAGGTGATCGTCAACCAGTATGTGCTGCACCCCTCAACGCCCTGTGAGCCCCTTGAGTGCCCCACCTGTGGCCACATGTACAACTTCACCAACAAGCGGCCCCgcatcctctcctgcctgcactcAGTGTGCGAGGAGTGCCTGCAGATCCTCTACGAGTCCTGCCCCAAGTACAAGTTCatctcctgccccacctgcaaGCGGGAGACCGTCCTCTTCACCGACTACGGGCTGGCGGCACTGGCCGTCAACACCAGTATCCTCAACAGACTGCCGGCCGAGGCCCTGGCCGCCAACCCCGTCCAGTGGAGCAGTGACACCGACCGCAGCTGCTACCAGACCTTTCGCCAGTACTGTGGGGCTGCCTGCACCTGCCACATCCGAAACCCGCTGTCCTCCTGCACCATCATGTGA
- the LOC128154416 gene encoding ring finger protein-like yields MEPAAGEEAEPGPQPVQAAGGEGCARQQGESETVESGGPREPPRLCGEAAATAWGCWNPPPAEDTTEPLLPGHDELPAHGASLPAGQDPPAAAAASPILPCGESPVPQRGSSSLESASSSILSLSGEEEEMSSDEVAAAAAEPCHVPAGSEDECPICTEPYDDQRHKPALLNCNHVLCRACLRAIMDTAASAEFGRVRCPICRQKTPMLEWEICKLQEELLLLHAQPGSPSALATPRPPALPPRRPGLVGALEHRFQVRFHTSRMFGCLPCVRYPPCLIRRLGQLEHRCRCCYLLVLALLLAAEMLSLLLIFLPIVLMVLLFLILDK; encoded by the coding sequence ATGGAGCCAGCAGCGGGCGAGGAGGCAGAGCCTGGCCCCCAGCCGGTGCAGGCAGCCGGCGGGGAGGGCTGTGCCAGGCAGCAGGGCGAGAGCGAGACTGTGGAGTCGGGGGGCCCCAGGGAGCCGCCCCGGCTCTGCGGAGAGGCGGCCGCcactgcctggggctgctggaaCCCGCCGCCGGCGGAGGACACAACTGAGCCACTCCTGCCGGGGCACGACGAGCTGCCTGCCCATggtgcctccctgcctgcggggCAGGACCctcccgctgccgctgccgccagCCCCATCTTGCCCTGTGGAGAGAGCCCAGTGCCGCAGAGGGGGTCGTCCAGCCTGGAAAGTGCCTCCAGCTCCATCCTCAGCCTCTctggtgaggaagaggagatgtCAAGTGATGaggtggcggcggcagcggcagagccATGCCACGTGCCGGCAGGCAGCGAGGACGAGTGCCCCATCTGCACGGAGCCTTACGACGACCAGCGGCACAAACCGGCCCTGCTCAACTGCAACCATGTACTGTGCCGCGCCTGCCTGCGCGCCATCATGGACACAGCCGCCAGCGCCGAGTTCGGCCGCGTGCGCTGCCCCATCTGCCGCCAGAAGACGCCCATGCTGGAGTGGGAGATCTGCAAACTGCaagaggagctgctcctgctgcatgcCCAGCCTGGCTCCCCCAGCGCCCTGGCtaccccccggccccccgccctgCCGCCCCGGCGTCCGGGCCTCGTCGGCGCCCTCGAGCATCGCTTCCAGGTGCGCTTCCACACCAGCCGCATGTTCGGGTGCCTGCCCTGCGTCCGCTACCCACCCTGCCTCATCCGcaggctggggcagctggagcaTCGCTGCCGCTGCTGCTACCTCCTGGTGCTGgcgctgctgctggcagctgagATGCTCAGTCTGCTCCTTATCTTCCTTCCCATCGTCctgatggtgctgctcttcctcaTCCTCGATAAATAG